The following proteins are encoded in a genomic region of Burkholderia pyrrocinia:
- a CDS encoding SGNH/GDSL hydrolase family protein, with amino-acid sequence MQSQQPFPSHIRQRLLRTAQVAIAGAALALLAACGGGDDNNNSASNTPPSGVKMQIVSFGDSLSDAGTYSQIKLGFGGGRFTTNPGQVWTQNVAQYYGDTLQPANQGGFGIPLQATGGLGYAQGGSRVTQQPGIGHADASVPNADYAQATTTPIASQLTQYIQQHGSFNANQIVLLNGGANDIFYQVAALQAGAITPTQLQQNIGAAAQQLAGLVQQIVAAGATHVFVSNVPDIGGTPLALQGGTQTTLTQLSMLFNGTLAATLQALKVDTTKYVLLDTFTWQDGILANFQANGFTVSNTDTACNLKAMVAAATQYGVANATAFGSSLFCSPQTYTVANADQTYMFADTVHPTTRLHALFSQFVEQQIAKAGVGK; translated from the coding sequence ATGCAGTCACAACAACCATTCCCGTCGCATATCCGGCAACGCCTGCTGCGCACCGCGCAGGTCGCGATCGCCGGCGCCGCGCTCGCGCTGCTCGCCGCCTGCGGCGGCGGTGACGACAACAACAACAGCGCGTCGAACACGCCGCCGTCGGGCGTGAAGATGCAGATCGTGTCGTTCGGCGATAGCCTGTCCGACGCCGGCACCTACTCGCAGATCAAGCTCGGCTTCGGCGGCGGCCGCTTCACGACCAACCCCGGCCAGGTGTGGACGCAGAACGTCGCGCAGTACTACGGCGACACGCTGCAGCCCGCGAACCAGGGCGGCTTCGGCATCCCGCTGCAGGCCACCGGCGGTCTCGGTTATGCGCAAGGCGGCTCGCGCGTGACGCAGCAGCCGGGCATCGGCCATGCGGACGCCAGCGTGCCGAACGCCGACTACGCGCAGGCGACGACGACGCCGATCGCCAGCCAGCTCACGCAATACATCCAGCAGCACGGCAGCTTCAACGCGAACCAGATCGTGCTGCTGAACGGCGGCGCAAACGACATCTTCTATCAGGTCGCGGCCCTGCAGGCAGGCGCCATCACGCCGACGCAACTGCAGCAGAACATCGGCGCTGCCGCGCAACAGCTCGCCGGCCTCGTCCAGCAGATCGTCGCCGCCGGCGCGACGCACGTGTTCGTGTCGAACGTGCCCGATATCGGCGGCACGCCGCTCGCCCTCCAGGGCGGCACGCAAACCACCCTCACGCAACTGTCGATGCTGTTCAACGGCACGCTCGCCGCGACGCTGCAGGCACTCAAGGTCGACACGACCAAGTACGTGCTGCTCGACACGTTCACGTGGCAGGATGGCATCCTCGCGAACTTCCAGGCGAATGGCTTCACCGTGTCGAATACCGACACCGCGTGCAACCTGAAGGCGATGGTTGCGGCTGCAACCCAGTACGGCGTCGCGAACGCGACCGCGTTCGGCTCGTCGCTGTTCTGCTCGCCGCAGACCTACACGGTCGCGAACGCGGACCAGACCTACATGTTCGCCGACACGGTCCACCCGACGACGCGCCTGCACGCACTGTTCTCGCAATTCGTCGAACAGCAGATCGCGAAGGCAGGCGTCGGCAAGTAA
- a CDS encoding L-threonylcarbamoyladenylate synthase has translation MSIDLPKSVTPAQIDAAAALLDAGQLVAFPTETVYGLGGDAANPEAVARIYAAKGRPANHPVIVHLPPGGDPGYWADALPADAQALIAAFWPGPLTLILKRHARIPDAVSGGQDSVGLRCPSHPVAQALLAAFSTRRSGHGGVAAPSANRFGHVSPTTAQHVRDEFGDTVHVLDGGASEVGIESTILDLSRGFPALLRPGHVTPQQIADVLGRAPRLPDGSDATAPRASGTLKAHYAPSTPLALLPFDALEPLLAAAQTDGERVALVARASRAGRWAQADGVHFVAAPEDPQAYARDLYGMLRALDRAQVARILVEKLPETVEWIAVNDRLGRAAAAFEARD, from the coding sequence ATGTCCATCGATCTCCCGAAGTCCGTGACGCCCGCGCAGATCGACGCAGCTGCCGCGCTGCTCGACGCGGGGCAACTGGTCGCATTCCCGACCGAAACCGTCTACGGGCTCGGCGGCGACGCGGCGAATCCCGAGGCCGTCGCGCGCATCTACGCGGCGAAAGGGCGGCCCGCGAACCATCCGGTGATCGTGCACCTGCCGCCCGGCGGCGATCCGGGCTACTGGGCCGACGCGCTGCCGGCCGATGCGCAGGCGCTGATCGCTGCATTCTGGCCGGGCCCGCTGACGCTGATCCTGAAGCGCCATGCGCGCATCCCGGACGCCGTGAGCGGCGGGCAGGATTCGGTCGGGCTGCGCTGTCCGTCGCATCCGGTCGCGCAGGCGCTGCTGGCCGCGTTCAGCACGCGGCGCAGCGGGCACGGCGGCGTTGCCGCGCCGTCCGCGAACCGGTTCGGCCATGTGAGTCCGACGACCGCGCAGCACGTGCGTGACGAATTCGGCGACACCGTGCACGTGCTCGACGGCGGCGCATCCGAAGTCGGCATCGAATCGACGATTCTCGACCTGTCGCGCGGTTTCCCGGCGCTGCTGCGCCCGGGCCACGTGACGCCGCAGCAGATCGCCGACGTGCTCGGCCGCGCGCCGCGGCTGCCGGACGGCAGCGACGCGACCGCGCCGCGCGCGTCCGGCACGCTGAAAGCCCATTACGCACCGAGCACGCCGCTCGCGCTGCTGCCGTTCGACGCGCTCGAGCCGCTGCTCGCGGCCGCGCAAACCGACGGCGAGCGCGTCGCGCTCGTCGCACGCGCGTCGCGTGCGGGACGCTGGGCGCAGGCCGACGGCGTGCATTTCGTCGCGGCGCCCGAAGATCCGCAGGCCTATGCGCGCGACCTGTACGGGATGCTGCGTGCGCTCGACCGCGCGCAGGTCGCGCGCATTCTGGTCGAGAAGCTGCCCGAGACCGTCGAATGGATCGCGGTCAACGATCGCCTCGGCCGTGCGGCGGCCGCGTTCGAAGCGCGCGACTGA
- a CDS encoding 5-(carboxyamino)imidazole ribonucleotide synthase, which translates to MTATPDSVSPILPGAWLGMVGGGQLGRMFCFAAQSMGYRVAVLDPDPTSPAGAVADRHLRAAYDDEAALAELADLCDAVSTEFENVPAASLDFLARTTFVAPAGRCVAVAQDRIAEKRFIEASGVPVAPHVVIESSAALATLDDAALDAVLPGILKTARLGYDGKGQVRVSTAQETRDAHAALGGVPCVLEKRLPLKYEVSALIARGADGRSAAFPLAQNAHHHGILALTVVPAPAADAARVEEAQQAAVRIADTLGYVGVLCVEFFVLEDGSFVANEMAPRPHNSGHYTVDACATSQFEQQVRAMTRMPLGNPRQHSPAAMLNILGDVWFPNGAAADAVTPPWDTVAAMPAAHLHLYGKEDARVGRKMGHVNFTAETRDEAVAAATACAQLLRVPLD; encoded by the coding sequence ATGACCGCAACTCCTGATTCCGTTTCCCCGATCCTGCCCGGCGCGTGGCTGGGCATGGTCGGCGGTGGCCAGCTCGGCCGCATGTTCTGCTTTGCCGCCCAGTCGATGGGCTATCGCGTTGCCGTGCTCGATCCCGATCCGACGAGCCCCGCCGGCGCGGTCGCCGATCGCCACCTGCGCGCGGCCTACGACGATGAAGCCGCGCTCGCCGAACTGGCCGACCTGTGCGACGCGGTGTCGACGGAGTTCGAGAACGTGCCGGCCGCGAGCCTCGATTTCCTCGCGCGCACGACGTTCGTCGCGCCGGCCGGCCGTTGCGTCGCGGTCGCGCAGGACCGGATCGCGGAGAAGCGTTTTATCGAGGCATCGGGCGTACCGGTCGCGCCGCACGTCGTGATCGAATCGTCGGCGGCGCTCGCCACGCTCGACGATGCCGCGCTCGACGCGGTGCTGCCGGGCATCCTGAAGACGGCGCGCCTCGGCTACGACGGCAAGGGCCAGGTACGCGTGAGCACCGCGCAGGAAACGCGCGACGCGCATGCGGCGCTCGGCGGCGTGCCGTGCGTGCTCGAAAAGCGCCTGCCGTTGAAATACGAAGTGTCGGCGCTGATCGCGCGCGGCGCGGACGGCCGCTCGGCCGCGTTCCCGCTCGCGCAGAACGCGCACCACCACGGCATCCTCGCGCTGACGGTCGTGCCCGCGCCGGCCGCGGATGCCGCGCGCGTCGAAGAAGCGCAGCAGGCGGCCGTGCGGATCGCCGATACGCTCGGCTACGTCGGCGTGCTGTGCGTCGAGTTCTTCGTGCTGGAAGACGGCTCGTTCGTTGCGAACGAGATGGCGCCGCGCCCGCACAACTCGGGCCACTACACGGTCGATGCGTGCGCAACGAGCCAGTTCGAGCAGCAGGTGCGCGCGATGACGCGCATGCCGCTCGGCAACCCGCGCCAGCATTCGCCGGCCGCGATGCTGAACATCCTCGGCGACGTGTGGTTCCCGAACGGTGCGGCGGCCGATGCCGTCACGCCGCCGTGGGACACGGTCGCGGCGATGCCGGCTGCGCATCTGCACCTGTACGGCAAGGAAGACGCGCGTGTCGGCCGCAAGATGGGCCACGTGAACTTCACGGCCGAGACGCGCGACGAAGCCGTTGCCGCAGCCACCGCGTGCGCGCAATTGCTGCGCGTGCCGCTCGACTGA
- the purE gene encoding 5-(carboxyamino)imidazole ribonucleotide mutase, producing MSEVQTAHTHSAPLVGVLMGSSSDWDVMKHAVAILQEFGVPYEAKVVSAHRMPDEMFDYAEKARERGLRAIIAGAGGAAHLPGMLAAKTTVPVLGVPVASKYLKGVDSLHSIVQMPKGVPVATFAIGEAGAANAALFAVSILSGTSADYANRLAAFRVRQNEAAHAMVLPPLE from the coding sequence ATGAGTGAAGTCCAGACCGCCCACACGCACAGCGCGCCGCTCGTCGGCGTGCTGATGGGTTCGAGTTCCGACTGGGACGTAATGAAGCACGCGGTAGCGATCCTGCAGGAATTCGGCGTGCCGTACGAAGCGAAGGTCGTATCCGCGCACCGGATGCCCGACGAGATGTTCGACTATGCGGAGAAGGCGCGCGAGCGCGGGCTGCGCGCGATCATCGCGGGCGCCGGCGGCGCCGCGCACCTGCCCGGCATGCTTGCCGCGAAAACCACGGTGCCGGTGCTCGGCGTGCCGGTCGCGAGCAAGTATCTGAAGGGTGTCGATTCGCTGCACTCGATCGTGCAGATGCCGAAGGGCGTGCCCGTCGCGACGTTCGCGATCGGCGAGGCCGGCGCCGCGAATGCCGCGCTGTTCGCGGTGTCGATCCTGTCCGGCACGTCGGCCGACTACGCGAACCGGCTCGCCGCGTTCCGCGTGCGCCAGAACGAAGCCGCGCACGCGATGGTGCTGCCGCCGCTGGAATGA
- a CDS encoding phosphoribosylaminoimidazolesuccinocarboxamide synthase, with amino-acid sequence MSTLYESTLRSLPLLGRGKVRDNYAVGNDKLLIVTTDRLSAFDVVMGEPIPNKGRVLNQMANFWFDKLAHIVPNHLTGDAPEAVVAADEVEQVKGRGVVVKRLEPIMIEAVVRGYLAGSGWKEYQASGAVCGVQLPEGLQNAQKLPEPIFTPAAKAEMGEHDENITFEETERRIGTELAATIRDISIKLYKEAADYAATRGIIIADTKFEFGLDNHGKLYLMDEVLTADSSRFWPADQYEVGTNPPSFDKQFVRDWLEAQPWGKTAPAPALPADVVEKTAAKYQEALERITGQSLA; translated from the coding sequence ATGTCTACCCTTTACGAATCCACGCTCCGCTCGCTGCCGCTCCTCGGTCGCGGCAAGGTCCGCGATAACTACGCGGTCGGCAACGACAAGCTCCTGATCGTCACGACCGACCGCCTGTCGGCATTCGACGTGGTGATGGGCGAGCCGATTCCGAACAAGGGTCGCGTGCTCAACCAGATGGCGAACTTCTGGTTCGACAAGCTCGCGCACATCGTGCCGAACCACCTGACGGGCGACGCGCCTGAAGCGGTCGTCGCGGCCGACGAGGTCGAGCAGGTGAAGGGCCGCGGCGTGGTCGTCAAGCGCCTCGAGCCGATCATGATCGAAGCGGTCGTGCGCGGCTACCTGGCCGGCAGCGGCTGGAAGGAATACCAGGCGTCGGGCGCCGTGTGCGGCGTGCAGCTGCCGGAAGGCCTGCAGAACGCGCAGAAGCTGCCCGAGCCGATCTTCACGCCGGCCGCGAAGGCCGAGATGGGCGAGCACGACGAGAACATCACGTTCGAGGAAACCGAGCGCCGCATCGGCACCGAGCTGGCCGCGACGATCCGCGACATCTCGATCAAGCTGTACAAGGAAGCGGCCGACTACGCGGCGACGCGCGGCATCATCATCGCCGATACGAAGTTCGAATTCGGCCTCGACAACCACGGCAAGCTGTACCTGATGGATGAAGTGCTGACGGCCGATTCGTCGCGTTTCTGGCCGGCCGACCAGTACGAAGTCGGCACGAACCCGCCGTCGTTCGACAAGCAGTTCGTGCGCGACTGGCTCGAGGCGCAGCCGTGGGGCAAGACGGCGCCGGCGCCGGCGCTGCCGGCCGACGTCGTCGAGAAGACGGCCGCGAAGTACCAGGAAGCGCTCGAGCGCATCACGGGCCAGTCGCTCGCCTGA
- the fba gene encoding class II fructose-bisphosphate aldolase (catalyzes the reversible aldol condensation of dihydroxyacetonephosphate and glyceraldehyde 3-phosphate in the Calvin cycle, glycolysis, and/or gluconeogenesis): MPLVSMRQLLDHAAEHGYGLPAYNVNNLEQVQAIMAAADQVGAPVIMQASAGARKYAGEPFLRHLIEAAVESYPHIPVVMHQDHGQSPAVCMGAIRSGFTSVMMDGSLEADGKTVASYEYNVDVSRKVVEMAHSIGVTVEAELGVLGSLETMKGDKEDGHGAEGTMTREQLLTDPEQAADFVKLTQCDALAIAIGTSHGAYKFSKKPTGDILSIQRIKEIHARIPNTHLVMHGSSSVPQELLAEIREFGGDMKETYGVPVEEIQEGIKHGVRKINIDTDLRLAITGAIRRYLFENPGKFDPRDYLKPAREAAKQVCVDRYLAFGCEGQAGKIKPVSLDKIAEQYKSGALAQVVR; encoded by the coding sequence ATGCCTCTCGTATCAATGCGTCAATTGCTGGACCACGCGGCAGAACACGGTTACGGCCTGCCGGCCTACAACGTGAACAACCTGGAGCAGGTCCAGGCGATCATGGCGGCGGCGGACCAGGTCGGCGCGCCCGTGATCATGCAGGCATCGGCCGGCGCGCGTAAGTACGCGGGCGAGCCGTTCCTGCGCCACCTGATCGAAGCGGCAGTCGAGTCGTACCCGCACATCCCGGTCGTGATGCACCAGGATCACGGACAGTCGCCGGCGGTCTGCATGGGCGCGATCCGCAGCGGCTTCACGAGCGTGATGATGGACGGTTCGCTCGAAGCCGACGGCAAGACGGTCGCATCGTACGAATACAACGTCGACGTGTCGCGCAAGGTCGTCGAGATGGCGCACTCGATCGGCGTGACGGTCGAAGCCGAACTCGGCGTGCTCGGCTCGCTCGAGACGATGAAGGGCGACAAGGAAGACGGCCATGGCGCGGAAGGCACGATGACCCGCGAGCAGCTGCTGACCGATCCGGAGCAGGCGGCCGACTTCGTGAAGCTCACGCAGTGCGATGCGCTCGCGATCGCGATCGGCACGTCGCACGGCGCGTACAAGTTCTCGAAGAAGCCGACGGGCGACATCCTGTCGATCCAGCGCATCAAGGAAATCCACGCGCGCATCCCGAACACGCACCTCGTGATGCACGGTTCGTCGTCGGTGCCGCAGGAACTGCTGGCCGAGATTCGCGAATTCGGCGGCGACATGAAGGAAACCTACGGCGTGCCGGTCGAGGAAATCCAGGAAGGCATCAAGCACGGCGTGCGCAAGATCAACATCGACACCGACCTGCGTCTCGCGATCACCGGCGCGATCCGCCGCTACCTGTTCGAGAACCCGGGCAAGTTCGATCCGCGCGACTACCTGAAGCCCGCGCGCGAAGCGGCGAAGCAGGTTTGCGTCGACCGTTACCTCGCGTTCGGCTGCGAAGGCCAGGCCGGCAAGATCAAGCCGGTGTCGCTCGACAAGATCGCCGAGCAGTACAAGTCCGGCGCGCTCGCGCAGGTCGTGCGCTGA